In one Cloacibacillus porcorum genomic region, the following are encoded:
- the hisD gene encoding histidinol dehydrogenase, whose product MKFYKEAKAKELSQNTRIFAEVREIIERVGKHGDIAVADYNVKFGGAPAASFRVPQSELERAYDEISPELRGAIERAAANIKKFAELQRDSLWPLGEVEVEEGVFLGHSVIPVDSCCCYVPGGNHPLFSTALMLVIPAKAAGVPRVCAAVPPMRGSVLPHPATLAALKAAGADEVYAVGGAQAIAAFACGTETIAPVAMIVGPGNKYVTEAKRQVYGKVGIDFIAGPSEVLVIADDSASPTVAAADILAQSEHDCDAAGILVTTSERLARETEAEVTRQLADLDTAETAAKSWEENGRIIIADSLAEAADIANEIAPEHLEVNVKEPFELMGLLRNYGSLFIGEGSAEVFGDYVAGTNHTLPTMGAARYTGGLSVMNFLKVCTFQHITPQGAAKLAPDAETMAAEEGLTAHAKAAAARIRKI is encoded by the coding sequence ATGAAATTCTATAAAGAGGCAAAAGCAAAGGAACTGTCGCAGAACACGCGCATATTCGCGGAGGTGAGAGAGATCATCGAGCGTGTCGGCAAGCATGGGGATATTGCCGTCGCCGACTATAACGTAAAATTCGGCGGCGCACCCGCGGCCTCCTTCCGCGTACCACAGAGCGAGCTGGAACGCGCCTACGATGAGATATCGCCAGAGCTGCGCGGCGCGATCGAGCGCGCGGCGGCGAACATCAAAAAATTCGCGGAGCTGCAAAGGGACTCCCTTTGGCCGCTCGGAGAGGTCGAGGTCGAGGAGGGCGTATTCCTCGGGCACTCGGTGATTCCCGTAGATTCCTGCTGCTGCTACGTCCCAGGCGGCAACCATCCGCTCTTCTCTACGGCGCTCATGCTCGTCATCCCCGCGAAGGCGGCGGGAGTGCCGCGCGTCTGCGCCGCCGTGCCGCCGATGCGGGGAAGCGTCCTGCCCCATCCCGCGACGCTCGCCGCCCTTAAGGCCGCAGGCGCGGACGAGGTCTACGCGGTGGGCGGCGCGCAGGCGATCGCCGCCTTCGCCTGCGGTACGGAGACGATCGCCCCCGTGGCGATGATCGTCGGCCCCGGCAACAAATATGTGACTGAGGCTAAGCGCCAGGTCTACGGCAAGGTCGGGATAGACTTCATCGCCGGTCCAAGCGAGGTGCTCGTCATCGCCGACGACAGCGCCTCGCCGACTGTCGCCGCCGCCGACATCCTCGCGCAGTCTGAACACGACTGCGACGCGGCGGGGATACTCGTCACCACCTCGGAACGGCTAGCGCGCGAGACGGAGGCCGAGGTGACGCGCCAGCTCGCAGATCTTGACACGGCGGAGACCGCCGCGAAGTCCTGGGAGGAGAACGGCAGGATAATCATCGCCGACTCCCTCGCAGAGGCGGCGGATATCGCCAACGAAATAGCGCCCGAACACCTTGAGGTCAACGTAAAAGAGCCCTTCGAACTGATGGGGCTGCTGCGCAACTACGGCTCGCTCTTTATCGGAGAGGGCTCCGCCGAGGTATTCGGGGACTATGTGGCGGGCACGAACCACACTCTCCCGACCATGGGCGCGGCACGCTATACCGGCGGCCTGTCGGTGATGAACTTCCTCAAGGTCTGCACCTTCCAGCACATCACCCCGCAGGGGGCCGCGAAGCTGGCCCCGGACGCCGAAACGATGGCGGCGGAGGAGGGGCTTACGGCCCACGCAAAGGCCGCGGCGGCGAGGATCAGGAAGATATAG
- a CDS encoding hydroxymethylglutaryl-CoA lyase translates to MSMNWPEKVIFCEVGPRDGLQNEKTLLSVEQKAALIEGAADAGVPIIEVGSFVHPKAVPQMADTDEVAKKIRRLPGVEYRCLVANKKGVERALASGITKVKLTLSASESHARANMKKSIAELLEGFKECTAFAHENGAAVSGAISTAFGCPFEGKIPVAKLVEITEKFMELGITELSMSDTTGMANPRQVYDTASFMREKFPAVRWFLHFHNTRGMALANMVAGLNAGIIRYDASLAGLGGCPFAPGASGNVASEDMLHMLREMGIETGIDLDRMIALARQLQQWVGHCTDSSVLRAGKNSDLISRTEAKKQ, encoded by the coding sequence ATGTCAATGAACTGGCCGGAAAAGGTGATATTCTGCGAAGTCGGGCCGCGCGACGGCCTTCAGAACGAAAAAACGCTGCTCTCCGTAGAGCAGAAGGCGGCGCTCATCGAGGGCGCGGCGGATGCGGGCGTACCGATCATCGAGGTCGGCTCCTTCGTCCACCCGAAGGCAGTGCCGCAGATGGCGGACACCGACGAAGTGGCGAAGAAGATCCGCCGCCTGCCGGGCGTCGAGTACCGCTGCCTCGTAGCCAATAAAAAGGGCGTGGAGCGCGCGCTCGCCTCCGGCATCACAAAGGTGAAGCTCACTCTCTCCGCCAGCGAGTCGCACGCGCGGGCAAACATGAAAAAATCCATCGCGGAGCTGCTCGAGGGCTTCAAAGAGTGCACGGCCTTCGCGCACGAAAACGGCGCGGCGGTCTCAGGCGCGATATCGACCGCCTTCGGCTGTCCCTTCGAGGGAAAGATCCCCGTCGCAAAGCTCGTTGAGATAACGGAAAAATTCATGGAGCTCGGCATAACGGAGCTCTCGATGTCCGACACCACCGGCATGGCCAACCCGCGTCAGGTGTATGACACCGCCTCTTTCATGCGCGAAAAATTCCCTGCGGTACGCTGGTTCCTCCACTTCCACAATACGCGCGGCATGGCGCTAGCCAACATGGTGGCGGGACTTAACGCGGGCATCATCCGCTATGACGCCTCTCTCGCGGGACTCGGAGGCTGCCCCTTCGCCCCCGGCGCCTCCGGCAACGTCGCCTCCGAGGATATGCTCCACATGCTCAGAGAGATGGGTATCGAGACCGGCATTGACCTCGACAGGATGATCGCGCTCGCCCGGCAGCTCCAGCAGTGGGTCGGCCACTGCACGGACAGCTCGGTGCTGCGCGCGGGCAAGAACTCCGATCTCATAAGCCGCACCGAGGCAAAAAAGCAGTAA
- a CDS encoding ornithine cyclodeaminase family protein, whose product MLYLNAKEIREIFSMREAIESDREAFMIQAEGLAEVPVRTNFDVVNDGITSFMPALIKKYPRAGIKIVSTYTENYKRGMSAVSATVLLADPETGVVNAMLDGTELTRMRTGAVSGLATELLSNEDAERGALFGTGGQAASQLEAVLTARPLKEVRVFDMTAERVADFISRMEECASKFGTRLVSAGSPQEAVTDADIITTVTTSPQPVFDGRCVKPGAHINAVGTFLPHKRELDEYIVRRADRIFIDNREAVMSEAGEFLIPMSEGRFSEEMIAGELGDLLLGRVAGRSDKKEITLMKTVGFATLDIVIAHKVYEKALKAGIGTEL is encoded by the coding sequence ATGTTATATTTGAACGCCAAAGAGATAAGAGAGATCTTCTCGATGAGGGAGGCCATTGAGTCGGACCGCGAGGCCTTTATGATTCAGGCGGAGGGGCTGGCGGAGGTTCCCGTGCGGACGAATTTTGACGTCGTAAATGACGGCATAACCTCTTTTATGCCCGCGCTGATAAAAAAGTATCCGCGGGCGGGGATCAAGATCGTCTCGACATACACGGAAAATTATAAGAGGGGGATGTCCGCCGTTTCGGCGACTGTGCTGCTGGCCGATCCCGAGACGGGTGTCGTCAACGCGATGCTTGACGGTACCGAGCTGACGCGCATGCGCACCGGCGCCGTCTCCGGGCTTGCCACGGAGCTTTTGTCTAATGAGGATGCCGAGCGCGGCGCGCTCTTCGGAACCGGCGGACAGGCCGCCTCGCAGCTTGAGGCGGTGCTGACGGCAAGGCCGCTGAAGGAGGTGCGCGTCTTTGACATGACGGCCGAGAGGGTCGCGGACTTTATCAGCCGCATGGAGGAGTGCGCCTCGAAGTTCGGCACGCGGCTCGTCTCCGCCGGAAGCCCGCAGGAAGCCGTTACGGACGCCGATATTATCACCACGGTGACCACCAGTCCGCAGCCCGTCTTTGACGGACGCTGTGTGAAGCCGGGGGCGCACATAAACGCCGTCGGCACCTTCCTGCCGCATAAGCGCGAACTTGACGAGTATATTGTGAGGCGCGCCGACAGGATCTTTATCGATAACCGCGAGGCTGTGATGAGCGAGGCGGGAGAGTTCCTCATCCCTATGTCGGAAGGGCGTTTCTCGGAGGAGATGATCGCGGGCGAGCTCGGCGATCTGCTGCTGGGACGCGTCGCGGGCCGCAGCGATAAAAAAGAGATAACGCTGATGAAGACGGTGGGCTTCGCGACGCTCGATATCGTCATCGCGCATAAGGTCTATGAGAAGGCGCTCAAAGCCGGGATAGGTACGGAGCTTTAA
- a CDS encoding L-serine ammonia-lyase, iron-sulfur-dependent, subunit alpha: MDRMPASIFNDVIGPVMRGPSSSHVAGAARIAAVVRQSVGGAPMRAVVDFDVNGSLAASHDGHGTDMGFVCGMLGKEITEPDVDRYARLAEEAGVEIEFRILDYGAEHPNNYRIEVWGRGGEHHLWEGVSVGGGMIEMRRYDGFDISLCGDFYEVLVKFPHGGAAAMKSSRAVADSAPDFAQALEGGGGSLLSLKYSKAPEPEALRVAAAEHGALDFVLIAPMLPTLSRANCAVPFSTAGEMLAYNEGRGLAMWELAAEYEAARGGTAKEDVLEKMRGLVSIMEGALKEGLAGTEYADRILGPQAYLIEAACKEGALIPCDILNNVIKSVTAIMETKSAMGVVVAAPTAGSCGCLPGTLLGAGLALGKSREEITRAMLAAGLVGIFIAEGATFAAEVGGCQVECGAGSGMAAAGLVQLMGGSAERCADAASMALQNITGLACDPVANRVEVPCLGKNVMGGSNAVASANMALAGYDKVIPLDETIAAMYDVGLKLPLELRCTFGGLGKSPTALRLLEKMKNR; encoded by the coding sequence ATGGACAGAATGCCTGCAAGTATCTTTAACGACGTCATCGGGCCCGTAATGCGCGGTCCTTCCAGTTCTCATGTCGCGGGGGCGGCGCGGATCGCCGCCGTTGTGCGGCAGTCCGTCGGCGGCGCGCCGATGCGCGCCGTCGTCGACTTTGATGTGAACGGCTCGCTCGCCGCCTCGCATGACGGGCACGGCACGGATATGGGCTTTGTCTGCGGCATGCTGGGCAAGGAGATAACGGAGCCGGATGTGGATCGTTACGCGCGGCTCGCGGAGGAAGCCGGTGTGGAGATCGAATTCAGGATTCTCGACTATGGCGCGGAACACCCCAACAACTACCGCATAGAGGTATGGGGCCGCGGCGGCGAACATCATCTGTGGGAGGGGGTCTCAGTCGGCGGCGGTATGATCGAGATGCGGCGCTATGACGGTTTCGACATTTCGCTCTGCGGCGACTTTTACGAGGTGCTGGTGAAGTTTCCCCACGGCGGCGCGGCGGCGATGAAGTCCTCGCGGGCCGTCGCGGATTCCGCTCCGGATTTCGCGCAGGCTCTGGAGGGCGGCGGCGGGTCGCTGCTCTCGCTGAAATATTCAAAGGCCCCGGAGCCGGAGGCGCTGCGCGTTGCCGCCGCCGAACACGGGGCGCTGGATTTTGTGCTGATAGCGCCGATGCTGCCGACGCTTTCGCGCGCGAACTGCGCCGTACCCTTCTCGACCGCGGGGGAGATGCTCGCCTATAACGAGGGTCGGGGGCTTGCGATGTGGGAGCTGGCGGCGGAGTACGAAGCCGCGCGCGGCGGCACCGCGAAAGAAGATGTGCTGGAAAAGATGCGCGGACTGGTCTCGATCATGGAGGGAGCCCTTAAAGAGGGGCTTGCCGGTACGGAGTACGCCGACCGGATACTCGGCCCCCAGGCCTATCTGATCGAAGCGGCGTGCAAAGAGGGCGCGCTGATCCCCTGCGACATCCTCAACAACGTCATAAAGTCGGTCACGGCGATCATGGAGACGAAAAGCGCGATGGGCGTCGTCGTCGCGGCGCCGACCGCCGGTTCCTGCGGCTGCCTGCCGGGGACGCTGCTCGGCGCGGGCCTCGCGCTGGGCAAGTCAAGAGAGGAGATCACGCGCGCGATGCTGGCGGCGGGGCTTGTCGGCATCTTCATCGCGGAGGGCGCGACATTCGCCGCCGAGGTGGGCGGCTGTCAGGTCGAGTGCGGCGCGGGTTCCGGCATGGCGGCGGCGGGACTTGTGCAGCTCATGGGCGGCAGCGCGGAGCGGTGCGCCGACGCCGCCTCGATGGCGCTGCAGAATATTACCGGCCTCGCCTGCGACCCAGTGGCGAACCGCGTGGAGGTCCCCTGCCTCGGCAAGAACGTCATGGGCGGCTCGAACGCCGTCGCCTCGGCGAACATGGCGCTCGCCGGCTACGACAAGGTGATCCCGCTCGACGAAACCATCGCCGCGATGTACGACGTCGGTCTTAAACTGCCGCTTGAGCTGCGCTGTACCTTCGGCGGTCTCGGCAAAAGCCCCACGGCGCTGAGATTACTGGAAAAAATGAAAAACAGGTAA
- a CDS encoding MFS transporter gives MKRLFFVVLLLGFMLSNLMRISGVVVLPPLGESLGLSASTIGFLSSLFFYTYGLSFGLWGVLIDRRGAFRCCGAALLIAACGSFIMMFSGTAFAVGLGRALCGLGLSSAFTGILTYCAVSFPQKDYGGYVGLSMVVGHSGTIIAVAPLGFAMELIGSRGVFCLLGLFASALGASLLYFRRLDPQPQPRPGEGAVNPATVFRELWEVLKNIWRKFPLRVVMYTWGISAAASAALQGLWAVAWLQSSAGMARDTAYLCATWISFGMVAGPAFGGWLVKRCRDEKRSLFTVCLLTQASWVLWLLLSIFAKSPALFGAAGFMIGFFNGCGYVFMGNAVRALVPLNQNGGTVGVINMFLYLMVILFQWGTGVCVDLFKAPAGGYTNIGFLSGFFLIVLLQGWAFRLITKVSSFKAA, from the coding sequence ATGAAGCGCCTCTTTTTTGTCGTACTGCTGCTTGGCTTTATGCTGAGCAACCTGATGCGGATATCAGGGGTGGTGGTGCTTCCTCCGCTCGGCGAATCGCTGGGGCTCTCCGCCTCGACGATCGGCTTTCTATCGAGCCTCTTCTTTTACACCTACGGCCTCAGCTTCGGTCTATGGGGCGTGCTCATCGACCGGCGCGGGGCCTTTCGCTGCTGCGGCGCGGCGCTGCTCATCGCCGCCTGCGGCTCCTTTATAATGATGTTTTCCGGCACGGCCTTCGCCGTCGGGCTGGGGCGCGCCCTCTGCGGCCTCGGCCTCTCGAGCGCCTTTACCGGGATACTCACATACTGCGCCGTGAGCTTTCCGCAGAAAGACTACGGCGGTTACGTCGGCCTTTCAATGGTCGTCGGCCATTCGGGTACGATCATCGCCGTCGCGCCGCTGGGATTTGCGATGGAGCTGATCGGCTCGCGCGGCGTCTTCTGCCTGCTCGGCCTCTTCGCCTCGGCGCTCGGCGCCTCGCTGCTCTATTTCCGCAGGCTCGACCCGCAGCCGCAGCCGCGCCCCGGCGAGGGCGCCGTAAATCCGGCGACGGTCTTTCGCGAACTTTGGGAGGTTCTGAAAAATATTTGGCGAAAATTCCCCCTGCGCGTGGTGATGTACACCTGGGGCATCTCCGCCGCCGCCAGTGCCGCGCTGCAGGGGTTGTGGGCGGTTGCCTGGCTCCAGAGCTCAGCGGGGATGGCGCGGGATACCGCCTACCTCTGCGCGACCTGGATAAGCTTCGGGATGGTCGCCGGCCCCGCCTTCGGCGGCTGGCTCGTCAAGCGGTGCCGCGATGAAAAACGGAGTCTCTTCACCGTCTGCCTGCTGACACAGGCGAGCTGGGTGCTTTGGCTCCTGCTCTCCATCTTTGCGAAATCTCCGGCGCTTTTTGGGGCGGCGGGATTTATGATCGGCTTCTTCAACGGCTGCGGCTACGTCTTTATGGGCAACGCGGTGCGCGCTCTCGTGCCGCTGAACCAGAACGGCGGCACCGTCGGCGTGATAAACATGTTCCTCTATCTTATGGTGATCCTCTTCCAGTGGGGCACGGGGGTCTGCGTCGACCTCTTCAAGGCCCCCGCCGGCGGCTACACCAACATCGGATTCCTCTCCGGTTTTTTCCTGATCGTCCTTCTCCAGGGCTGGGCCTTCCGGTTGATAACGAAGGTGAGTTCTTTTAAGGCTGCGTAA
- a CDS encoding PLP-dependent aminotransferase family protein, whose amino-acid sequence MAEPFSFKYQLSTMAKERLDPSEIGVMIKLSIEHKAISLTAGEPSADIYPVEELKRAFGTIFEDPSLLAYAKEDFGLTELREWITERMRSDGMIPDWVTSRNILLTNGAGEAIELVAETLIDPGCTVLVEAPTFTETLLTFRKQGANCVGVPADDDGIIPEEFEKLLRSRSVRFLYTIPNFQNPSGRTSPLARRKEILAIAAKYDIPIFEDDPYHYLSYDEEAPATYLSLAGDDRRVLHSNSFSKLVAPGMRCGWLVVPDAIIPHLNAFRISAGLTRPAILQLGLYNYLSSVDFGERVGFLRDTYRVRRDGMVKAIEKHLKPLGIKTNYPKGGFFLWGEAQGIEDMTAFARFAVEKKKVGIIPGSAFYTIDEAKNGRGAFRISFAKVDPQTAEEGIKRLAEAFKEYR is encoded by the coding sequence ATGGCGGAACCCTTTTCATTCAAATACCAACTCAGTACTATGGCGAAAGAGAGACTTGACCCGTCGGAGATAGGCGTCATGATAAAGCTCAGCATCGAGCATAAAGCCATTTCGCTCACGGCCGGCGAACCGTCGGCGGACATATATCCCGTCGAGGAGCTGAAAAGGGCCTTCGGCACGATCTTTGAAGACCCCTCGCTGCTCGCCTACGCGAAGGAGGACTTTGGCCTCACGGAGCTGCGGGAGTGGATAACGGAGCGTATGCGGTCCGACGGCATGATCCCCGACTGGGTGACGAGCAGGAATATCCTGCTGACCAACGGCGCGGGCGAGGCGATCGAGCTCGTCGCGGAGACGCTCATCGACCCGGGCTGCACCGTGCTCGTCGAGGCCCCGACCTTCACCGAAACGCTGCTCACCTTCCGCAAGCAGGGCGCTAACTGCGTAGGCGTGCCTGCCGACGACGACGGCATCATCCCCGAAGAGTTTGAAAAGCTCCTGCGGTCGCGCAGCGTCCGCTTCCTTTATACGATACCAAACTTCCAGAATCCGAGCGGACGCACCTCGCCGCTGGCACGCCGCAAAGAGATACTGGCCATCGCCGCCAAGTACGACATCCCGATATTTGAGGACGACCCGTACCATTATCTGAGCTACGACGAAGAGGCTCCCGCGACATACCTCAGCCTTGCCGGCGACGACCGCCGCGTGCTGCACAGCAACAGCTTTTCCAAGCTAGTCGCCCCCGGAATGCGCTGCGGCTGGCTGGTGGTGCCCGACGCGATAATACCGCACCTCAACGCCTTCCGCATCAGCGCCGGCCTTACGCGCCCCGCGATACTCCAGCTCGGCCTTTACAATTACCTGAGTTCGGTTGATTTCGGCGAGCGCGTCGGCTTCCTGCGCGACACCTACAGGGTGCGCCGCGACGGTATGGTAAAGGCGATAGAGAAGCACCTCAAACCGCTCGGAATAAAGACGAACTACCCGAAGGGCGGCTTCTTTCTCTGGGGAGAGGCGCAGGGGATCGAGGACATGACCGCCTTCGCGCGCTTCGCGGTGGAAAAGAAGAAGGTCGGCATCATCCCGGGAAGCGCCTTCTATACAATCGACGAGGCGAAGAACGGCCGCGGCGCCTTCCGCATCTCCTTCGCGAAGGTAGACCCGCAGACGGCGGAAGAGGGAATAAAGAGGCTCGCGGAGGCCTTCAAAGAGTACCGCTAG
- a CDS encoding alpha/beta hydrolase codes for MKMIGLIMIITAALAMTAMAGTAHAADMSDGADNFYKSGRVTAEKVVFKNLYRMDVAGSLFTPKNMSRGAKYPAIVVGHPMGAVKEQSANLYAQKMAERGFVTLAIDLSFWGESAGEPRNAVLPDVYADDFSAAVDFLSTRPFVDAKRIGAIGICGSGSFAVSAAKIDPRIRAVSTVSMYNMGAANRSGLNHSQTVEQRKKILEEAARQRLLEFTGGEMRYTGGTVHEITEKSNPIEREFYDFYRTERGEFTPAGSSKELTTHPTLTSNVKFMNFYPFEDIETISPRPMLFITGSEAHSREFSEDAYRRAAEPKELYIVPKAGHADLYDRVKLIPFDKLESFFKQSLK; via the coding sequence ATGAAAATGATCGGATTGATAATGATAATAACGGCGGCGCTCGCAATGACGGCCATGGCCGGGACGGCCCACGCGGCGGATATGTCGGACGGCGCGGACAACTTCTACAAGAGCGGCAGGGTGACGGCGGAGAAGGTCGTCTTTAAGAACCTCTACAGGATGGATGTCGCGGGCAGCCTCTTCACCCCCAAGAATATGAGCCGGGGCGCGAAGTATCCCGCGATCGTCGTCGGCCACCCGATGGGAGCGGTCAAAGAACAGAGCGCGAACCTCTACGCCCAGAAGATGGCGGAGCGCGGCTTCGTCACACTGGCGATAGACCTCTCCTTCTGGGGCGAGAGCGCGGGAGAGCCGCGCAACGCCGTCCTGCCCGACGTCTACGCCGATGATTTCAGCGCCGCGGTGGACTTCCTCAGCACAAGGCCCTTCGTGGACGCGAAGAGGATCGGCGCCATCGGTATCTGCGGCAGCGGTAGCTTCGCCGTCAGCGCCGCTAAGATCGATCCGCGCATAAGGGCCGTATCGACCGTCAGCATGTATAACATGGGAGCGGCGAACCGCAGCGGCCTAAACCATTCACAGACAGTCGAACAAAGAAAGAAGATCCTCGAAGAGGCGGCGCGGCAGCGTCTGCTGGAATTCACCGGCGGCGAGATGAGGTACACCGGCGGCACGGTGCATGAGATCACCGAAAAGTCCAACCCCATCGAGCGTGAGTTCTATGACTTCTACCGCACGGAGAGAGGCGAATTCACCCCCGCCGGTTCCTCAAAGGAGCTCACTACGCACCCGACTTTAACCAGCAACGTCAAGTTCATGAACTTCTATCCCTTCGAGGATATCGAAACGATCTCGCCGCGCCCGATGCTCTTCATCACGGGATCGGAGGCCCATTCCCGGGAATTCAGCGAGGACGCCTACCGGCGCGCCGCGGAGCCGAAGGAGCTCTACATCGTCCCGAAGGCCGGACACGCTGATCTCTACGACCGCGTGAAGCTGATTCCCTTCGATAAACTTGAATCCTTCTTTAAGCAATCCCTGAAGTAA
- a CDS encoding sugar phosphate isomerase/epimerase family protein, translating to MAHKYSLAHLTVLGWSPVEMAYNAALIGYDYISIRNINMGVKGERDFSIPIGGERYKALKEAIDETGIAIHDIELARVVDGVDVKSYEQAFESGASLGAKGVISSVWTNNKDYYTEQFAALCDLAAQYGLKVNLEFVTWASVWNLDGALELLNTVKRPNARLMVDTLHTWRSKVSVAELAACPKELFDMAHICDGPAEIPARDDKEALIYTGRDARYYVGEGAINIADMVKAMRPDTVLSIELPHLARVEKYGYTEHARRCLATAKEYLKNNGAE from the coding sequence ATGGCACATAAGTATTCATTAGCGCATCTTACCGTTCTCGGCTGGTCTCCCGTGGAGATGGCCTACAACGCCGCCCTCATCGGCTACGATTATATCAGCATCCGCAACATCAACATGGGCGTCAAGGGCGAGCGGGATTTCAGCATCCCCATCGGCGGCGAGCGTTACAAGGCGCTTAAAGAGGCTATCGATGAGACGGGGATCGCGATACACGACATAGAGCTTGCGCGCGTCGTCGACGGCGTCGACGTGAAGAGCTACGAGCAGGCCTTTGAGTCCGGTGCCTCGCTGGGCGCGAAGGGCGTCATCAGCAGCGTCTGGACCAACAACAAGGACTATTATACGGAACAATTCGCGGCGCTCTGCGATCTCGCGGCGCAGTACGGGCTGAAGGTGAATCTCGAATTTGTCACCTGGGCCAGCGTATGGAATCTCGACGGCGCGCTTGAGCTGCTCAACACGGTGAAGCGCCCGAACGCGCGCCTGATGGTGGATACGCTCCACACCTGGCGTTCAAAGGTCTCCGTCGCCGAGCTCGCCGCCTGCCCGAAGGAGCTCTTCGACATGGCCCACATCTGCGACGGCCCCGCGGAGATCCCCGCGCGCGACGATAAAGAGGCGCTCATCTACACCGGACGCGACGCCCGCTATTATGTTGGCGAGGGCGCGATAAACATCGCCGATATGGTGAAGGCGATGCGTCCCGATACGGTGCTCTCCATAGAACTGCCGCACCTTGCGCGCGTCGAGAAGTACGGCTACACGGAACACGCGCGCCGCTGCCTCGCCACCGCGAAGGAATATCTGAAGAATAACGGCGCCGAATAG
- a CDS encoding LysR family transcriptional regulator — protein MDLRVLQYFLAIAREGNITKAAESMHVTQPTLSRQIKELETDLGKQLLIRGSRRITLTDEGMLLRKRAEEIVSLLEKTEGEISASDEVISGDIFIGCGETEKMRFIVRAAKLMRDDYPDVSFHLFSGNEGDIAERLDKGLLDFALFIGMANLEKYDHFKLPDDDLWGLLLRKDDPLAARESIAPRDLEGIPLLCPRQVLLNNDMSGWLGRDFRKLNIAATYNLVYNVSLMVEEGMGAALCIDGLINVFGRGGLCFRPLEPKVTAGLVIAWKKYQVFSRAAETFLTRLQSGLAIDEDQ, from the coding sequence ATGGACCTTAGAGTATTGCAGTATTTTCTCGCGATCGCCCGCGAGGGAAATATTACGAAAGCGGCGGAATCCATGCACGTGACGCAGCCGACGCTCTCGCGCCAGATCAAGGAGCTTGAGACGGACCTTGGAAAGCAGCTGCTGATCCGCGGCAGCCGCAGGATCACGCTGACTGACGAGGGTATGCTGCTGAGGAAGCGGGCGGAGGAGATCGTCTCCCTGCTGGAGAAGACGGAGGGCGAGATAAGCGCTTCGGACGAGGTGATAAGCGGAGACATCTTCATCGGCTGCGGCGAGACGGAGAAGATGCGTTTTATTGTACGGGCCGCGAAGCTGATGCGCGACGACTATCCCGACGTCAGCTTCCACCTCTTCAGCGGCAACGAGGGAGATATCGCGGAGCGGCTGGATAAGGGGCTGCTTGATTTCGCCCTCTTCATCGGGATGGCAAATCTGGAGAAGTATGATCATTTTAAACTGCCGGATGATGATCTGTGGGGGCTGCTGCTGCGAAAGGACGATCCGCTCGCCGCCCGTGAGAGCATCGCTCCCCGCGACCTTGAGGGTATTCCCCTTCTCTGCCCGAGGCAGGTACTGCTCAATAACGATATGTCGGGCTGGCTTGGCCGCGATTTCCGGAAGCTGAACATCGCCGCCACCTATAACCTCGTCTATAACGTCTCGCTGATGGTTGAGGAGGGGATGGGCGCCGCCCTCTGCATCGATGGCCTTATCAACGTCTTTGGGCGCGGTGGGCTCTGCTTTCGCCCGCTTGAACCGAAAGTTACGGCTGGCCTTGTCATCGCCTGGAAAAAATATCAGGTATTCTCACGTGCGGCGGAGACGTTCTTAACGCGCCTGCAGAGCGGGCTTGCCATAGATGAAGATCAATAA